AGGGTTTCTATTGTGtatgtatttcattttttttttaattctaacacACGCTTTCAAATATGTACAAGTGTACAACaaggatttcatccaaaccTAGGACCCTCAACACACATGCATGGctggcatgtaaacatgcacaGTCGACATGTTTCATGACTTGCACAAATGGCATGCAAGTGTGTCACCCAACAAGCATCAAGCCATGCACAAGTGCCACCCAACACCATACACACCAGGTAAACTTTGGTAAAAGTATGGTCAACTAGATTCTCTTTTTTCGTAAACACCaaaattatcaccaaataattttCACCTCTGGGTTCGAATCAACCCTTATATGTGTCTGATCCATAAGATTTCTATCAAATAGATagtgtctaaattcaaattgaattcaaaaattgGCCAAAATTAGCCTTTAAGAAAGCATCATGGCCACTCTAACGACAGAGTGTTagtagacatctcttaagcttttacaacatcacagttacatgtaattcaatcttttcatcaaccaatatctctcaaggttgagacataaaaatatGTCTATCTTAATAGTTACTAAGTATAAActgatatacatcaatgactaacgTGGATTAGACTACAACTTTATCCAATTATGACcatagattcaagtagtcatagatgtcattcagtatttttATGTGTTATATCTTCTCATGTGCTCAGAGTGATGAAACCTTTATCGGTCAACTATAGTCTCCATGTATCTCATAATATGGTCGAtaactacctttatagttaccctaattatAGCAGTATATTAGATAACATCAACCATACtgattttacataaaatagtttagcaacctcaagtcaaaggatcacatgcacttgtGGTGTTTAGGGGATTTCTTCCATAGAGACtggagtaaccatccatatggatatcctctagttaGATCAGTTTGATGAATACATTTATACTGTGCGCCCATATATTGCACCAAGCGATCTACAATAGCTTTGATATGTAAGaaccattgtcatttttggtagagtcattcaacactatgataattttatcatcattacaAGTGTCATTGTTCAATGTAATGTTGAGATTACAGATGTTTATAGAATGACCACTAAAAGTGTACATAAAGTTCTCATGATCAGTTATCTGATCCTCTCATCacagttctaccattttaaggGCATGCTATTTgcatgatcatataaatagacaacatatgaatcaaataacaataaatcttttattaattattaatataaaattatatttataaatgtcaaattcaattaacTCTAGGGCACCTATCCTATCATTATCAACCTTGAATGATTCTCATGCTATGGAATAGGTGTTCATCCAAAGTGAATGACCATTCATAATCTTTTTTCCTTATTTGATTAACCTAAATCAACTTAAAAATGAGAAACAACCATAATACCCTTCCAAGGTACTTGTAGGTGTTACATTATTACCTAGAGGCGCCTTTTTATCATCTCTGCGAAAAAAGCCCCTGGTGGGAGGCAACAAGGCTAAAGCATTATACAACTAGAAAGGATTTGGGATCTATTGTCTAAGAGCACCTAATCATTGCTCATACTAGTATAAATGATTTACAAGCACTTAAGAAGCAAGGGTTCTTTAATGTGACTAACTATTAAAAAGATCAATGTCCCCAATCTTGTTGTTACAATGGggtatttgaatttatcaagTATGTTGAGGATTAAATGCCAAAAATTGTCTTTTGTGAGTATTGAGTTTGTAGTGTGAGCTAAACATCATGATGTGAGTAGGCTCATGTTGTGAAATAGTGCATGAGGGGATAGAATGCATAACTCGAGATTGAAGGACCTCTTCACTAATTAGACACATTTTGCGATGCATATATCTTGTTTTTTGTGGGTTTAACTCTAAACCTTGAAAGTACATCTATACACTCAATTTTGGTCTCTTCATAGCACTAGTTGTTTGTAGGTTATGTTAGTATATGTCTAATGAAGTGACCATTTGACATATTCCTTGATATCTTTCCCCAAagagttcaaaaaaaaaaagatgttttgCCTAAAATTGACACATCAAGAAATTTGTTCACcttttagaaaactttaggataGTGGTATGTTAAAGATTGATAATACACTAGCATGTTTGCAAAGGGCTTTCATCTAGCATTCAACTATTCATAgaatttttcatcattaattgACATACATAGTTTAGAATTTGTGTGCAATACAGGCtatgataatgataatatgataaattaatcaGTTTTGTTATTCACTAAGGTAAGAGATAAATTAGATGCAAAAATAATTAGACGCAATGAAGTTTTAGTGTTGTTCTACTCATTAAATGGAAGTCTACATACATAATTGTTTGTAACTTTAAGAGGGAACCCGAGCAAAGTGTaactaaaaattacaaaaatggtaTACTGAGAAGAACTTAATTTTGGATAATAATCTTAAGGATAGTAGTTAGATTTCTCTAAGTCTCCTCGTAGTTGACGTATATCTAATCATAGGTGTCATATTAGGTCAATGAAGTTGAATATCCAATCTACTAtacaaaaaaaagttacaatCCTAGTTAATAAATACGCTTATTATTCACATTTTCATATTAATCGCATATTAAACACGttcaaaaaaagtttttaacccaaaacatattaaacacgTATTTTACTCCTTTTCGTATTAAATGCGAATTATATGTCGTATTTTATGTTTGCcatctttttgaattttttgcttcttaaagtacaaaattttatattatatcttcaattatttacaaaaataccactgtcatttaaaaaaactcaacaatatttctttcttaattcttaGCCCTAATTTTGCATTTTCCTCTTTTATAGCCTATACAAAGATTCACTATAATCTGAAGTCTGAAAtccaaattgattaatttgtttacttttctcaattgaatgatattttacttattcgttgtacaaagaattttaattatgtattatgttttatcagatttaatagttaattaaatattttacatttgaattgttatactaatttttcatagaaaattcgtgaaaaatactaaaatcattatgatattatcatacatttaaaaacatattattgacgATGTGTCATATTAAACCCTTGTATACACGTTTTATACTTTTCTTGTATACAAATTTTAGGAATatctttttacaaatttatttttcattattcatcgtattatacccatataattcacttaccatttttcttttttccattccTATATTTCCTAACTAAGATTACAATATCATTGgttatatttcaaattcaaattgataaattagaaatttattGCTTTCGTTTGTGGACCATAACACAAAAAGTAGTACGCCTAATCACAATTCGTGTCTTCGAGAATTGCTCCGCAAAGTTTTCAGACTTGCATAAAACCACCTATTTGTATAgcttattcattttttttcatatttcttccATGAAATTAATGGTGACTGCGGTTGTAAGTTTCTGCAACAACGTGGAGAGAAATCGGTTATCATACACCAATAATGTTCCAGTGAAGGAATATTGATTGGCATGTATCAATTATGTTTGCGTTACCttcaaaaatgtaatattttaatttggtgCTCCGTCAAAACAGCTAAATTATGCTAATTGATTGAATCCAACGTTAAACATGCGCCGTTTCACAGGGCCAACGAAAGCCATCAGATGCTTAAATTAGCATAATTACAAAAGGTGTCAAGCAGCAACATAACTGGCTTGTACCCCAAATCAGTCAGGAAACAATGCTACCACTAGGCATCACCACAGTAAAACcgaaaaccctaaaagaaactgatatttttattatttgtgcagATGAAAAAGGCTTTGCCATGCCTCAGCAAAAGAACATTGAGTTGCATACTTTCTCCTGCAATCTAGGCAGTTGAGGAACCGCAGCAGCCCCTGCAGATGTCACACCACCATGACTTGAAGACGTTTCAGATTTGTCTTCAAATTTCACGAATGATCCAACCTGGGCAGCTGCCAAGTGAGCATAGCAAATTGGAGCAACTGCATACAAGGGGAACAAAATTATTACGAGCAGATCTTCAAATGATCAAAACACTGGTTGACATCATGTTACTGATTAACTTTAATATTTAGCAATCAAGATCTGGATCACCAAAACTCATAGGTAATTAAAGCACAAAAACAAAGTCCCGGATACCAAGTTGAATTTGGCATCTGATATAAAgacaataaacaattttaagtTATCTGAACTTACCCACAGAAATAGCTGTTGTGCTTTTCTGGTACCTGCAATATTTAAGGATATTATTTAGATGAATCATAGCAGTTACCACATATAGAGACACACATCTACTGCAAATGTTCCATTATACTTACACATAAGAAAGAGAATGCACAAGATCCTGCAAATCATCAGCAGAAAAGCCCACCTCATCCAACAGAACATGATAGTGTGTTGGCCTTGTAGTTCCCTGAAtatcaaatataacaaaatagcAAAAGTCAATAAGAATCCATCCAATGtctgaagaaaaataaagatacaaCACTGATCATTAACAAGTTACCTAACAAAAGCTTGAATGGTTAACAAAAACCTTTGAGAAATACTGACTGATACTTTGACTTTATATTCTAAACATAGTACTAAACTAAATATAGCAACAAAGATACTAATGCAAGAGAATCTAAATCTGGCATGCATAATAAATGCATCTTGACAGTTCCAATATATCTAGCATGCGTTATGCTtgaattttgatgatttagagCATTGTAGGTTATTAATCTTATATATTTCTATGAGTTAAttcaagtcaaaattttaacttcaaaGATCCAATCCGATCAGTGTGTTTGTGATATATAAACAcaaagtttatagataaaaatgaaTTGGTTACAAACATCTGCCTCTACAAATGGGTATTTTCAatgtaataaaacaaaattattcaagATCTTTACACatcatcatttactaaaaaagCCCTTAAAACCAGTAtgtacttaaaaattaaaactccatatacacaattttataagAGCAATGGTCCTATTCAGAAGACTACAAGGCACAGACTTGCCAAAGAGCAGCAGAGGTTAGTTAAATCATTTGCACTATGTCAAActaattaacatttaaaatggtaaaaattacTCACAATCATTCCAGCATGTGCACAGAGATAGAAATCATAATTCTTTGGATGACAGACTCTGTTGTCTATGATAGTCCCTGAAAAGGCAGCAACAATTGTTACACCAAATGGTGTAAAACAATTAAGTGTGAAGAGTTTATAAAGGCATACCAGGTGGAACATTATCAGGAGATCCAGATTGAAAGAACTTAGTATGGTGATTTTTCTGTGCAACTATCACCACAAACTTTGGGCTCCATTTTTCATCCAGGAATTTACATGCCTGgaattatttgtctttttagttccaaagaaattaattataaattttagaaatgtaaaatatatatttaaaggcaCTGGATTTAACCTCTATGATCTGATCAAGTTCAATGTTCAAGACTTGATTGAACTGCGACTCACTGACACCGTCCCTGAATTCAACTTAATATtagacaaaaacaaaagcacAATAAACATCTGAGATTTGTAAAGCTGATTTTGTTGCAGAGTTTATATGAAGTAGCACAAAGCAGAAAATCATTAGTGGTTGCATCATAATTCAGAATCAAACCGGAACAAATGCTTGTCACATTGCCAAGATAGATGCATACAAGTTCTgacaattatatgaaaattggaCAAAAAGAATCAGGTTACTAGACAGATACTCTAGTGCTGAAGGGAACACCAATCAAGACAACCAACATCCATTGAAGATCAGAAAAGACAGCCTCAAGACGATATAACAGTTCAGAAGGGTGATGCAGATTCAAACCTGACCAAATGTCTGTACCATAACTAATTTAGAACATCAAGAAGTCATtgaaccaaaaatttaaaactgaGGGAGCAGATGGATATCTGAGCATGTTGAGTGCAAGTTGGAAGAAGGAAAACACAGGCACTATCAGTCAATTAATCAGGCGTCAaagtgaaaaaacaaaagaaaaaaaaaaaagaaagacattGGACACTGTTTTCCATGAGCCCAGAGAGTCTTACCAAGGTTGCAATCATGTCCAACCTCAATTCTCATGTTTATCACCATAGGGAATAAAAAAGCACCCCCATAATTTCAGGTGTGAcccaaacaaatcaaaattttgcaaGACAAAAAAAGATATACTCACTCGTGCTAAGTTACTATCAGTTCCAGCATTAAACACATAACACATGGCGTCTCAGAGGCTTGCATTTTAACTGGCCTCATATTATTGAGGACTAACAAATTCACTACATTTTACATAGAATTGAGAGGAGATGTTGCCATGACAAAAAATGCATTGAACATTCTTCCTTAAAGCTAATTGTAAAAATTAACATTACCTGAATATGATGATTTGATCAGGTTTCCTTTTCCCTGAACTTGTATAGAAGTCCAAGAGCAGTTCCCTGATAGACAAGAAagattatgcatataatatcttttaaatacatttatattaaaagagttgaaactataaaaaaaacaaatgattcTCAGCACTCTTAATTTCAAGAATCAATATAGGATctcccaaaaaaaaatctattgcCACATACCAAGACAGAAAAAAGGAACAAAAGAAACCACACCTCATAATGCCTTCATCTTCAGTGTCAGAAACTTTTTTGAACAAGGAATCAATCATTTCAACCTTGGGAGACTGTGTACGTACAGCTGCTCTGTAACGAGAAATCAGAGGCCAATTCCTGGAGCTGACAACCTATAAACTCAAACAGCACAAAAGCAAAAACATAAATTCCAGAATATGGAAAAAAACTGGCATCAATAAAGATTTCACATgaaccacaaaataataaaaacatagtACCGCAGCAATAGATGGAATATCAGACTGTCCAGGTGACCCGTGTGACACATCCATCCCAAGAATGATGGTGGGAGCCTTGGAAACAACAGGTATGGAAGGAGAATGTTCAACTGCCAACAGGGAGTTCAACCCCCCAAGCTGCAAGACAATTAAAGGTAGATTAGAAGGTAGGACATCTGCAAAATAACAAAGCCATGTACTACAACAGCTAATGATTAAAATATCTGAAATAATTAAAGCAGATCTATAAAAAGTGCAAGTCTATACAAGTAGTTACATAATAATCACCTTTGCATTAATCTTGAGGAGAACATTGGTAATATATTGATCATTGACCTTCGTAGGTGCAATGCACTGAGTAACTATTCCAAATTCAGCAAGATTCTTTCGTTTCCATGGACCTTAGGGATTCAATCAAGATAACATTAGaccaacaataaaataatttaaacaatttttctaacaaatcCAACGATAAAAATCAACCATAAAGATCAGAGTTCTTTCGCTCAGGAAGCAAACAAAGAAGGAACTGTGGAGCCCCAGGAAGTTTAGACTGAATGTCCTCAAACATCTTCTCCACTCTGACCATAGGTGGGGCTCGTCTAAGCTGTGGATTCTCTTCAAACACATCAAATGGATCATCTATTTTCTGCAGTAAGGAAAGAAACGAacttcaatcaatttttttataacaggGCACTGGCACCAATTGATATAAGCTGAAAAACTTACAATGCCTTTCATATTTCCACATTTTATCAGACCTTGAACAAGGCTTCGAATATCACAACGTGCAGAAAAGTTCACAACAGCCCATCTTTCTATCTTTGTTGGCTCCACTAATTTCTAGAAAAGcatttaataacaaaatgacaatcactgagaatcaaaatcatcaaaagaCAAAGGAAACAGCAATACCTTGTTATTGAAATTCCATCGTCCATTTCGAGGAAAGAAATCCTCCCCATTTCCTACTTTTAACTGAAAGAATGAAAGATGTTACTAAAAGCAAATtccaattcaaaataaaaatgacaatcGATATATATATCCACAACAAATGCAACAAAAGAATGATTTATCCACTAATCAGAAACATTTGAAATATACCCTAGGGGCTGGTAGCACACGGCCTTCCACTTGGGTAAAATTAGTACTTATCGAAATGCCACATGAACGTAACATTGGTTCAGCATCATATTTGCTATTTCGTAGAACCTGCAATCATCAAGACGtaacaaaaacacaaacataACTAAGAATATTGCAAGTCTAAGGACAAGCTTTTTTCATGAACACACTTACATTAGATAATGTATTCATCCTTTCTGGTGGCTTCTGCCTTGATTTCTCCACAAGCGAAGCTCTTTGGAGAGTGGAAAGTGCTTTTGTGTAACGTTGTAAGGAAACTAACGAACAAAGCTGCAGCAATTacattcaaaaattgaaaatactaTAAGAAAGACCTGTTTGTTACGATAACAGCAACACTCTATCACTTTATATAAACCGTTAACAGAACCATAAAATATCTACTCACCTCAAGAGGAATATAGGTAGGGCGTTTAGGCTTCCCAACATTTATGCAAGGAACATCTGCTGAATATCGTAAATCCATATTGCGATGATTGACAAAATAGTCATAAACCGATATTTCATGGGACTGAAATTCACCATCCCCATCCCTCTCATTTTTCTGCTTGAGTGAAAACCTTGATCAAGCGAAGAAAACAAAGACCACATGTAACACCACTTTGAATCAAGTCCTTTAAAAATACAGCTCCatgagaataagaaaaatatcaacCAAGAACCATAGAAAAGAGTATAAAGTTCAACTCAGGTAGCCTACATTTGCTCTCTGCAGGGTTTCTCACTCAATCCAGTTATCTTGTACTCTTGGTTGGAGGGTATCACCTTGATCCTCAGATTCTTTAGCATTCGTTTAGCCTATTAATTAAACAAGCAAAGAATTCTAATcaatcaagaaaataaataaatcgcTCAGATAgccaaaatacaataaaatgacaattaccTTGGCCCAGTCTATTGAATATGGATCCCTGACATTTTGATTGGCAATTAGAAAATCCACAACAGGGCCAGGCTGTATTATCATCGTAGTTGAGACATCTGAAAAAAGGTAACTGATAAGAGATAGAACTTGaccaaaaatataaacataatagaAATTGTCAATAATCTAACCAATATTCAAAGACAAGCCTCCCTGTGCGGTTCTAAAGCTGGAATGGAACCCTCTACAACCAAGAACACCCCCACCTACATCAGTAAAGTTCTTCGGATCATTATGGAAGAATGATTGCCGTACAAGGAGGCAGCCCCTGCAATGGTTCAAGCATTGTTGGAGAAATAGGAAAAACTGGTGCTAAAATGACAAGATATGTGTATAGCAGAGATCTTGACTCACTGTCTAGCTGCATGCTGCCGTAGTATGATATCCAGAACCCTCAAGGCTTCTTGGGAATTCTCTGATTCTTGACCTCGTAATGCATTAGCAATAGACTGCATTGGGATTTTTGCAGCAAAACTAATCTCCACTTTATAAGTTTTGGAGTGATAAGGGCGACGTAATCTCTTTCGATCACTTGAGTTAGGACTTTCATGCCCATCAGGACTTCCATTTCCATAATTTCTAGAAACAAAAAGTTCACTGAGACTTAAATCTCATAGCCAGACAGAAAGAAAAACCCAAGCTGTCTGCCATAAATTAGCATATTTACCTGTTGGATGAAATTTCCTCCAACACAACAGTAAACTCAAGCTTGTTGCGTGGAAGGGGACCAACAGTAAATAAGCTCTTCTCCCCATCATAAGCAAAGTTCTTGCCAGCTAACTCATTATCATATGTCTCTTGCACCCTATCAATTACTCGCCGTCCAATTCCCTTACCATCAACAGGACGACCATCTTCATAAGAAAGGGAAACCtgtttaacaataaataagCCAAAGCGAAAATATTAAGCAATTAGTATTTACCAAGTAGCGAGAAAACATATTGAGAATTGTAGATAGAGAAGTAAATGTGGACATACACTATAATGAAAGAAGTGGCCGTCAACGTTTGTAACATTGACTTTGAAGTGATTTGTAAGCAGAGTTATCTTTTGCCCTTTGGATCCATGGCCACGCCTGGATATTGGAACCCTCACTACCTTTTTCT
This is a stretch of genomic DNA from Mangifera indica cultivar Alphonso unplaced genomic scaffold, CATAS_Mindica_2.1 Un_0043, whole genome shotgun sequence. It encodes these proteins:
- the LOC123206619 gene encoding protein argonaute 4-like, producing the protein MASLEHDGNGVHKENEAHEGNGTVGALPPPPPVILPDFVPTLVEPEQVKKKVVRVPISRRGHGSKGQKITLLTNHFKVNVTNVDGHFFHYSVSLSYEDGRPVDGKGIGRRVIDRVQETYDNELAGKNFAYDGEKSLFTVGPLPRNKLEFTVVLEEISSNRNYGNGSPDGHESPNSSDRKRLRRPYHSKTYKVEISFAAKIPMQSIANALRGQESENSQEALRVLDIILRQHAARQGCLLVRQSFFHNDPKNFTDVGGGVLGCRGFHSSFRTAQGGLSLNIDVSTTMIIQPGPVVDFLIANQNVRDPYSIDWAKAKRMLKNLRIKVIPSNQEYKITGLSEKPCREQMFSLKQKNERDGDGEFQSHEISVYDYFVNHRNMDLRYSADVPCINVGKPKRPTYIPLELCSLVSLQRYTKALSTLQRASLVEKSRQKPPERMNTLSNVLRNSKYDAEPMLRSCGISISTNFTQVEGRVLPAPRLKVGNGEDFFPRNGRWNFNNKKLVEPTKIERWAVVNFSARCDIRSLVQGLIKCGNMKGIKIDDPFDVFEENPQLRRAPPMVRVEKMFEDIQSKLPGAPQFLLCLLPERKNSDLYGPWKRKNLAEFGIVTQCIAPTKVNDQYITNVLLKINAKLGGLNSLLAVEHSPSIPVVSKAPTIILGMDVSHGSPGQSDIPSIAAVVSSRNWPLISRYRAAVRTQSPKVEMIDSLFKKVSDTEDEGIMRELLLDFYTSSGKRKPDQIIIFRDGVSESQFNQVLNIELDQIIEACKFLDEKWSPKFVVIVAQKNHHTKFFQSGSPDNVPPGTIIDNRVCHPKNYDFYLCAHAGMIGTTRPTHYHVLLDEVGFSADDLQDLVHSLSYVYQKSTTAISVVAPICYAHLAAAQVGSFVKFEDKSETSSSHGGVTSAGAAAVPQLPRLQEKVCNSMFFC